GCCTGTCAGACCAGTCGCACCGTCCGGATCAAGTGGTTATAGTTGACTCCAGTGTAGAATCAGTGGAGGCGACTGTTGCTGACTTTTCATGCCTCAATATTGAATATATTCACCACCATCGACCATCTGCTTCAGCACAGAGAAACATCGGATTAAGATACGTCGATCCTGACACAGATCTGATCGGTTTTCTAGATGACGACATAGTGCTGGAAGATGGGGCAATGGAAAAGATGTTGCAATTCTGGCAAAGAGCCCCAGAGGATCTGGGCGGTTGTGCTTTCAATCTTAGAAACCCTCCTCTGAGAAAAGAGCTCCCACTGAAAAACTCACGCTTGGCAGAATGGCTGGGGGTTTACAGCAAGAACAAAGGAGTGGTTACACCCAGCGGCTGGCACACCCTATCTGGTACGGTTTCTGAGACGATGTTTGTAGAATGGCTTCCGAGCACCGCGTCGGTATGGCGAAAAAGTGTCTTTGGAAAGTTCCAGTTTGATGAATATTTTGATGGATACAGTTACCTCGAAGATCTTGATTTTAGCTATGGAGTGAGCAAGAAGTATAAACTAGCCGTGGTTGCGGAAGCAGGCTTCTATCATTACCCCTCCGAAGCAGGCTTCTATCATT
Above is a genomic segment from Deltaproteobacteria bacterium containing:
- a CDS encoding glycosyltransferase family 2 protein, which produces MESRSHKIAFVVATRDRPLDLRNMLQSLSDQSHRPDQVVIVDSSVESVEATVADFSCLNIEYIHHHRPSASAQRNIGLRYVDPDTDLIGFLDDDIVLEDGAMEKMLQFWQRAPEDLGGCAFNLRNPPLRKELPLKNSRLAEWLGVYSKNKGVVTPSGWHTLSGTVSETMFVEWLPSTASVWRKSVFGKFQFDEYFDGYSYLEDLDFSYGVSKKYKLAVVAEAGFYHYPSEAGFYHYPSPSGRISQYDFGKIEVANRLYLVRKHGLSVPRCYLGLLLRLLVTLGASATRFDTGNLQRAVGNCVGLALSRL